In Marinobacter sp. LQ44, the following are encoded in one genomic region:
- a CDS encoding adenylate/guanylate cyclase domain-containing protein, with translation MMSAQADLRNVASSAGKLASADIHDHTVAIPPMPDYNGRIIAYTATAAIIVAGILQGVFQQWLLWFVAGALTWPHIAHLLTRRTFLRRSPRIRQKMLFLDCVIGGTFIGLIGLIAIPSVSILLMLMFSCLIVGGIRQWLFGTVLMLASLAASAATFGVADSLQSPLLTSILALASTGVYICVTAYYSHQQARTLLLAKTQIQNQREQSIALSHKLSKYLSPQVWQSIFTGERDVRLETQRKKLAVFFSDIKGFTELSEEMEPEALTELLNHYFNEMSEVALRYGGTIDKFVGDSIMIFFGDPTSRGQREDAFACVSMAIDMRKHMKIMRQKWRSQGIKTPLEIRMGISTGYTTVGNFGAENRMDYTIIGKEVNLASRLESLAEPGEILVSYETFSLIKDRIMCRDKGEITVKGFGKPVPIYEVVDFRRDMGPNRSFLEHEHSGFAMYLDSDKITERERRDVLAALEDAADRLRQEDDAD, from the coding sequence ATGATGAGCGCACAGGCCGATTTGCGCAATGTCGCCAGCAGCGCGGGTAAGCTCGCTTCCGCGGACATCCACGACCACACCGTGGCCATTCCGCCCATGCCGGATTACAACGGCCGAATCATCGCCTACACCGCAACGGCCGCGATTATTGTCGCCGGAATCCTCCAGGGCGTGTTTCAGCAATGGTTGCTGTGGTTTGTGGCCGGCGCACTTACCTGGCCGCACATCGCCCATTTGCTGACCAGGCGTACGTTTCTTCGCCGCTCACCACGAATCCGGCAGAAGATGCTGTTTCTCGACTGCGTTATTGGTGGCACCTTCATCGGCCTTATCGGCCTGATTGCCATTCCCTCGGTGTCCATATTGTTAATGCTGATGTTCAGTTGCCTGATTGTGGGCGGTATCCGCCAGTGGCTGTTCGGCACCGTACTCATGCTCGCCTCACTTGCGGCGTCTGCAGCTACCTTTGGCGTTGCCGACAGCCTGCAATCGCCACTGCTGACCAGCATCCTGGCCCTGGCCTCTACCGGCGTCTATATTTGCGTAACCGCCTACTATTCCCACCAGCAGGCCCGCACGCTACTGCTGGCAAAAACCCAGATCCAGAACCAGCGCGAACAGTCCATCGCACTCTCCCACAAGCTATCCAAATACCTGTCCCCGCAGGTCTGGCAATCCATTTTTACCGGCGAGCGTGACGTTCGCCTGGAAACCCAGCGCAAAAAACTGGCCGTGTTCTTCTCCGACATCAAGGGCTTCACCGAACTGTCTGAAGAAATGGAACCCGAAGCCCTGACCGAACTGCTCAATCACTACTTCAATGAAATGTCAGAAGTCGCTCTCCGATACGGTGGCACCATCGACAAATTCGTTGGCGATTCCATCATGATCTTCTTTGGCGACCCGACCAGCCGCGGCCAGCGAGAAGATGCTTTCGCCTGTGTGTCGATGGCCATCGACATGCGCAAGCATATGAAGATCATGCGCCAGAAATGGCGAAGCCAGGGTATCAAAACCCCGCTTGAGATCCGTATGGGTATCAGCACCGGATACACCACGGTGGGCAACTTCGGCGCCGAAAACCGGATGGACTACACCATTATCGGCAAGGAGGTGAACCTGGCCAGCCGGCTGGAAAGCCTCGCAGAACCTGGCGAGATTCTGGTGTCCTACGAGACCTTCTCTCTGATCAAAGATCGCATCATGTGCCGGGACAAAGGCGAGATCACCGTGAAGGGCTTCGGCAAGCCGGTGCCCATTTACGAAGTGGTGGACTTCCGCCGGGACATGGGCCCGAACCGTAGCTTCCTCGAGCATGAACACAGCGGCTTTGCCATGTACCTGGACTCCGACAA
- the flgC gene encoding flagellar basal body rod protein FlgC, protein MSLGNIFDIAGSGMTAQSLRLNTTASNIANAETASSSTENAYRARKPVFAAIQQAMLNPDQQQGFGTSLDDGPGAGVRVEGILESDAELQMRYEPNHPAANEDGYVFYPNVNVVEEMADMMSSSRSFQMNVDVMNTAKSMMQRILTLGQQ, encoded by the coding sequence ATGTCACTGGGCAACATTTTTGACATCGCCGGTTCCGGCATGACCGCACAATCCCTGCGGCTGAATACCACGGCTTCCAACATTGCGAACGCCGAGACTGCCAGTTCCAGCACCGAGAATGCTTACAGGGCACGCAAACCAGTCTTCGCCGCCATTCAGCAGGCCATGCTGAACCCGGATCAACAGCAGGGCTTCGGCACCAGCCTGGACGACGGCCCCGGTGCCGGTGTACGGGTTGAGGGAATCCTGGAGAGCGATGCAGAGTTGCAGATGCGCTACGAGCCCAACCATCCCGCTGCCAATGAAGACGGTTACGTGTTCTACCCGAATGTGAATGTGGTTGAGGAAATGGCAGACATGATGTCTTCCTCCCGCAGCTTCCAGATGAATGTGGACGTCATGAACACTGCCAAGTCCATGATGCAACGAATCCTGACGCTGGGTCAGCAGTAA
- a CDS encoding flagellar hook assembly protein FlgD, which produces MSAVNSASASDVLSQYQIKQDDKARGGSELGKDAFMELMLAQLKNQNPLDPQDNGDFIAQLAQFSSLEEMQNLSSTVEDVAGQFRSSQALQASAMVGKTVLAPSNVGILGNDGEITGTIEVPASTGGLRLSVMNQSGELVRQIDMGSSQAGVVSFRWDGEDGNGNPLPPGPYQIVAQGSYPSGPEQLGTMVSANVDSVSLGKGGSITLNLAGMGSIALSDVKQIN; this is translated from the coding sequence ATGAGTGCAGTGAATTCCGCATCGGCCTCAGACGTACTGAGCCAGTATCAGATCAAGCAGGACGACAAAGCCCGTGGCGGCAGCGAGCTTGGCAAAGATGCTTTCATGGAGCTGATGCTTGCCCAGTTGAAGAACCAGAACCCGCTTGACCCTCAGGACAACGGTGATTTCATCGCTCAGCTGGCGCAGTTCAGCTCTCTGGAAGAAATGCAGAACCTGTCGAGTACCGTTGAGGATGTGGCCGGACAGTTCCGTTCCAGCCAGGCGCTGCAGGCGTCTGCAATGGTTGGCAAGACCGTTCTTGCTCCTTCCAATGTGGGAATTTTGGGTAATGATGGCGAGATTACCGGAACCATCGAAGTGCCAGCATCTACCGGTGGGCTGCGCTTGTCGGTAATGAACCAGAGTGGTGAGCTGGTTCGCCAGATTGATATGGGCAGTAGCCAGGCCGGTGTGGTGTCGTTCCGTTGGGATGGCGAGGACGGCAACGGCAATCCTTTGCCGCCTGGACCGTACCAGATTGTCGCGCAGGGCTCTTATCCGTCCGGTCCTGAACAGCTCGGCACCATGGTTAGCGCCAATGTGGACAGTGTGTCCCTGGGTAAGGGCGGTTCCATTACCCTCAATCTTGCCGGTATGGGTTCCATTGCCCTGTCCGACGTCAAACAAATTAACTGA
- the flgB gene encoding flagellar basal body rod protein FlgB: MAITFDKALGIHEHALQARVQRAEVLANNLANADTPGYKARDIDFRAMMQKAQESVSGLQMATTHQGHMDTSSPGSDGELLYRNPHQPSVDGNTVDAQEEQSRFMRNAMDYQASFQFLSSKFSGLTKALKGE; this comes from the coding sequence ATGGCAATTACATTTGATAAGGCATTGGGTATTCACGAGCACGCACTTCAGGCCCGGGTGCAGCGTGCGGAAGTACTCGCCAACAACCTGGCCAATGCCGATACCCCGGGCTACAAGGCACGGGATATCGATTTCAGGGCGATGATGCAGAAAGCCCAGGAGTCGGTCAGTGGTCTGCAAATGGCGACCACTCACCAAGGCCACATGGACACCTCCAGCCCCGGCAGTGACGGCGAGTTGCTTTACCGCAATCCGCACCAGCCGTCTGTCGATGGTAATACCGTGGATGCCCAGGAAGAGCAGAGCCGCTTCATGCGCAATGCCATGGACTATCAGGCCAGCTTCCAGTTTCTGAGCAGCAAGTTTTCCGGATTGACCAAAGCCCTGAAGGGTGAGTAA
- a CDS encoding nitroreductase: protein MTSVTRFLLERASEPRLEDPAPPRSIVDVALQCAARAPDHALLRPWRYLVVEGDARQALGDLFAKACPDSASEQEIEKARRAPLRAPMVIVGIATPKSHPKVPEVEQLMSAASGMSFLGLALQDAGFGVMWRTGGVAYHPDVLEGLGLEPGETVVGFLYTGTVSVEKPSVPRPATGDFVKVWRGPGRQESW from the coding sequence ATGACGTCTGTAACCCGATTTTTACTCGAAAGAGCATCCGAACCACGATTAGAAGACCCGGCACCGCCGCGGAGTATAGTTGATGTGGCCCTTCAGTGTGCCGCCAGGGCACCGGACCATGCCTTACTGAGGCCATGGCGCTATCTTGTGGTGGAAGGGGATGCCCGGCAGGCCCTGGGAGACCTGTTCGCCAAGGCATGTCCTGATAGCGCCAGTGAGCAGGAAATCGAGAAAGCCCGGCGGGCGCCGCTGCGGGCACCGATGGTGATCGTAGGAATCGCAACGCCCAAATCCCACCCGAAAGTGCCGGAGGTCGAACAGCTTATGTCTGCCGCATCGGGCATGAGCTTTCTCGGCCTTGCCCTACAAGATGCTGGTTTCGGCGTGATGTGGCGCACCGGGGGGGTGGCCTACCATCCCGATGTGCTTGAAGGGTTGGGTTTAGAGCCCGGGGAAACGGTCGTCGGCTTCCTGTATACCGGTACGGTGTCGGTTGAGAAACCTTCAGTGCCACGCCCGGCTACCGGGGATTTTGTAAAGGTATGGCGTGGGCCCGGGCGCCAGGAAAGTTGGTGA